One genomic region from Candidatus Nitrosopumilus koreensis AR1 encodes:
- the ppdK gene encoding pyruvate, phosphate dikinase: MAKTKPVYAFEEADSKNRMLLGGKGAGLSEMTRLKLPVPPGFTITTEVCNKYYENNRKLPKDVMPLVMKNIEKIEKKTGKKWNSTKNPLLVSVRSGAAISMPGMMDTILNLGLNEKTVEGLANQTKNPRFAWDSYRRFIQLFGKVVFGVNDEKFDHVLESAKNKQNVKDDSQLSVESLEKIVAEYKKICETHTKRKFPDSPNEQLGLAIEAVFKSWMGERAIVYREKNNITKDIANGTAVNVVTMVFGNMGDDSATGVVFTRNGHNGKKEIEGEYLINAQGEDVVAGVRTGKNVSLLKKEMPKSYKELSNACSKLEKHFREPQDIEFTIEQGKFYLLQTRTAKMSAMALIKTSVDMVKEKLIDKNKALARIPAQQLEALLHRTMDESKIKDHKQLAKGIAASPGAASGIAVFDVKKAIELGETGKKIILIRKETKPEDVPAFFSSEGVLTSLGGKSSHAAIVSRGMGKPCIVGCSELKINYENNTCAANGITVKEGETITIDGSAGIVLIGEVPTVEPKVTKDFEQILVWAQKAKSLGVRANADTPEAAKLAREFGAQGIGLCRTERMFNASDRIGLFVDMIMAENIEERAKVLKKLGQLQKSDFIQILKAMEGYEVTIRLLDPPLHEFLPNPEELAEKIHTLEKQNATKEVEDAKVILKRARELAEVNPMMGHRGVRVGITYPEIYEMQIRAVFEALVELTKKKVKAHPQIMIPQISSIAELNHIKKIYDRIKKEVETKNKMKLTINFGTMIEVVRAALTANELATTAEFFSFGTNDLTQGTFSFSREDVEGKFLPEYMEKELLERSPFQSIDVNGVGSLIKIGIAHGRGIRKNMEVGICGEHGGDPSSIKFCHKAGLSYVSASPHRIPIAIVAAAQAAIENPKRK; the protein is encoded by the coding sequence ATGGCAAAAACAAAACCAGTGTATGCATTTGAAGAGGCAGATAGTAAAAACAGGATGCTTTTAGGCGGAAAAGGAGCAGGACTGAGCGAAATGACACGATTAAAGCTTCCAGTACCACCAGGATTTACGATCACAACTGAAGTTTGTAACAAGTATTATGAAAATAACAGAAAACTCCCAAAAGATGTCATGCCATTAGTAATGAAAAATATTGAAAAAATAGAGAAAAAAACAGGGAAAAAATGGAATTCAACAAAAAACCCATTGCTGGTTTCAGTTCGTTCTGGGGCAGCCATATCAATGCCAGGAATGATGGATACGATTTTGAATTTAGGATTAAATGAAAAAACAGTGGAAGGATTAGCAAATCAAACAAAAAATCCACGTTTTGCATGGGATTCATATCGAAGATTTATCCAATTATTTGGAAAAGTGGTATTTGGGGTAAATGATGAAAAATTTGATCACGTATTAGAATCTGCAAAAAACAAACAAAACGTAAAAGATGACAGTCAATTAAGTGTTGAATCACTAGAAAAAATTGTAGCAGAATATAAAAAAATCTGTGAAACACACACAAAAAGAAAATTTCCGGATTCGCCTAATGAACAATTAGGATTGGCAATAGAAGCTGTCTTCAAAAGTTGGATGGGAGAAAGAGCAATAGTTTATCGTGAAAAAAACAACATAACAAAAGACATTGCAAATGGAACTGCAGTTAATGTTGTTACAATGGTTTTTGGAAACATGGGAGATGACAGTGCAACAGGTGTTGTATTTACAAGAAACGGACACAATGGCAAGAAGGAAATTGAGGGGGAATATTTGATAAATGCGCAAGGAGAAGATGTGGTTGCAGGAGTCAGAACAGGAAAAAATGTATCTCTATTAAAAAAAGAAATGCCAAAATCTTACAAAGAACTAAGCAATGCATGTTCAAAATTAGAGAAACATTTCAGAGAGCCACAAGATATTGAATTTACCATTGAACAAGGGAAATTCTACTTGTTACAAACAAGAACTGCAAAGATGAGCGCAATGGCATTAATTAAAACATCAGTAGATATGGTAAAAGAAAAATTAATTGATAAAAATAAAGCACTAGCAAGAATTCCTGCACAACAATTAGAAGCATTACTCCATCGAACCATGGACGAATCAAAGATCAAAGATCACAAACAATTAGCCAAAGGTATTGCAGCATCACCGGGAGCTGCAAGCGGAATTGCTGTGTTTGATGTAAAAAAAGCAATAGAGTTAGGAGAAACAGGAAAAAAGATTATTTTAATTAGAAAAGAAACAAAACCAGAAGACGTTCCAGCATTCTTTTCCTCAGAAGGAGTACTGACAAGTTTGGGAGGAAAATCATCTCATGCAGCAATCGTATCCAGAGGAATGGGAAAACCATGCATTGTAGGATGTTCAGAATTAAAAATCAATTATGAAAATAACACATGTGCTGCAAATGGGATCACTGTAAAAGAAGGCGAAACAATCACAATTGACGGTAGTGCAGGAATCGTACTCATTGGCGAAGTCCCAACTGTCGAACCAAAGGTAACAAAAGATTTTGAACAGATTCTAGTATGGGCACAAAAAGCAAAATCATTAGGAGTTAGGGCAAATGCTGATACTCCAGAGGCTGCAAAACTTGCACGAGAATTTGGAGCCCAAGGAATCGGTCTTTGTAGAACAGAGAGGATGTTCAATGCAAGCGACAGAATTGGCTTATTTGTTGATATGATCATGGCAGAAAACATAGAAGAAAGAGCCAAAGTTCTCAAAAAACTAGGGCAACTACAAAAAAGTGACTTTATTCAAATCCTAAAAGCAATGGAAGGATATGAGGTGACAATTAGATTATTGGATCCTCCATTACATGAATTCCTACCAAATCCTGAAGAATTAGCAGAAAAAATTCATACATTAGAAAAGCAAAATGCAACAAAAGAAGTTGAAGATGCCAAAGTGATACTAAAGAGAGCAAGGGAATTAGCAGAAGTAAATCCAATGATGGGACATAGAGGAGTAAGAGTAGGTATCACATATCCTGAAATTTATGAGATGCAAATTCGCGCAGTGTTTGAGGCATTAGTAGAATTAACAAAGAAAAAAGTAAAAGCACATCCACAAATTATGATTCCTCAGATCAGCAGTATTGCTGAATTAAACCACATAAAGAAAATTTATGACAGAATAAAGAAGGAAGTCGAAACCAAAAACAAAATGAAATTAACGATTAATTTTGGTACCATGATAGAAGTTGTAAGGGCAGCATTAACTGCTAACGAACTTGCAACAACTGCAGAGTTCTTTAGTTTTGGTACTAACGATTTAACACAAGGAACGTTTAGTTTTAGTCGAGAGGATGTAGAAGGAAAATTCCTTCCAGAGTACATGGAAAAAGAACTACTTGAACGAAGTCCGTTCCAATCTATTGATGTAAACGGTGTAGGAAGCTTAATCAAAATCGGAATTGCCCACGGACGTGGAATAAGAAAGAACATGGAAGTAGGAATTTGCGGAGAGCACGGAGGAGATCCAAGTTCCATTAAATTCTGTCATAAAGCAGGATTAAGTTATGTTAGTGCGTCACCTCACAGAATTCCAATAGCAATAGTTGCAGCAGCACAGGCAGCAATTGAAAATCCTAAAAGAAAATAA
- a CDS encoding CBS domain-containing protein, with protein sequence MLPNVESIKQMRQKLGITQKKLAVMTGVSTSMINQIESGRSQPSYETAKKIFENLSNLESRSSSHKAGDFCSQDIIKLKPSNTLHDAIKKMHQLSISQIPVFDGKEIVGVVSEDGIVKHLADVGEAELKNAKLADTMDPVPPIVDFETPANVLVPLIRYSKCILVTKKSKIVGIITASDTLKMME encoded by the coding sequence ATGCTTCCAAATGTTGAATCAATAAAACAAATGAGACAAAAGTTAGGAATCACTCAAAAAAAACTTGCAGTGATGACAGGTGTGAGTACATCAATGATCAACCAGATAGAATCAGGAAGAAGTCAACCAAGCTATGAAACTGCAAAAAAAATTTTTGAGAATCTATCTAACCTTGAAAGCAGGTCATCATCTCACAAAGCAGGGGATTTTTGTAGTCAAGACATCATAAAGTTGAAACCATCAAACACATTACATGATGCAATAAAAAAGATGCATCAATTATCAATTAGTCAAATTCCAGTATTTGATGGAAAAGAGATAGTAGGAGTTGTATCGGAAGATGGAATTGTAAAGCATCTGGCAGATGTTGGAGAAGCAGAATTAAAGAATGCAAAGCTTGCAGATACAATGGATCCTGTTCCACCAATAGTAGATTTTGAAACACCAGCAAATGTTCTTGTTCCATTAATTCGATACTCAAAATGTATATTGGTTACAAAAAAATCAAAAATAGTAGGAATCATTACTGCGTCAGATACATTAAAGATGATGGAATAG
- the mce gene encoding methylmalonyl-CoA epimerase, with product MKIDHIAIAVNDVEESAKIYQQALGVDSVEFETVESEGVKVAIIHLENGRVELMQPTNDDSPIKKFLEKKGQGLHHMALETDNIEGEVERMEGCGVQFLGQIRPGSAGTKVTFIHPKSLHGVLAELCAHPKQ from the coding sequence ATGAAGATTGATCATATTGCAATTGCAGTAAATGATGTTGAAGAATCTGCCAAAATATATCAACAAGCTTTAGGTGTTGATTCCGTAGAATTTGAAACTGTAGAATCTGAAGGTGTTAAAGTTGCAATTATTCATTTAGAGAATGGACGTGTTGAATTAATGCAACCAACAAATGATGACAGTCCTATCAAAAAATTCTTGGAAAAAAAAGGCCAAGGACTACATCATATGGCTTTAGAAACTGACAACATTGAGGGTGAAGTAGAAAGAATGGAAGGATGTGGTGTTCAATTCTTAGGTCAAATAAGACCTGGTTCTGCTGGCACTAAAGTCACTTTTATCCATCCAAAATCACTTCATGGTGTTTTGGCTGAACTCTGTGCTCATCCAAAACAGTAA
- a CDS encoding acyl-CoA mutase large subunit family protein, producing the protein MAAKKSKSKQPEKKVITDSGFPVKRIYQKSSKKRSVEDAGKYPFTRGIHPGMFRDRFWTMRQYSGFGDAKLTNERFKFMLEKGQTGLSMAFDLPTQIGYDSDSPQAEGEVGKVGVSITSIKDMMTAFDGIPLGKVSSSMTINSTASTLLAYYIAVGESQGFKSHELRGTTQNDILKEYIARNTYIYPPQPSMRLIGDMIGYCAEKVPSWYPVSISGYHMREAGCTATQEVAFTLANAIAYIQTCLDKGLKIDDFAPRLSFFFCCTIEFFEEVAKFRVARKVYAKILKEMFHAKNPKSLQLKFHTQTSGESLTAQQPDNNIIRVAIQTMAAVAGGTQSLHTNSRDEALALPTQESAKIALRTQQIVAHESGITKTADPLGGSYYLEELSDQIEDGVWKYLKKIQKMGGSVKAIEKGFFQSEIRANAYRLKKEADDGERILVGVNKYVEEEKQPELLRIGGKVEIQQKKALKQLRASRDKKKWEKALSAMQSAAETDDNLMPYIITAAKSYATTGEISNAFREVFGEYRPKEVF; encoded by the coding sequence ATGGCAGCAAAAAAATCAAAATCAAAACAACCTGAAAAAAAAGTCATTACTGATTCTGGTTTTCCAGTAAAACGAATCTATCAAAAATCATCTAAGAAAAGATCAGTAGAAGACGCTGGTAAATACCCATTTACTCGAGGAATTCATCCTGGAATGTTTCGTGATAGATTTTGGACTATGAGACAATATTCTGGATTTGGTGATGCCAAACTCACTAATGAACGATTCAAGTTCATGCTTGAAAAAGGACAAACCGGCCTTTCAATGGCTTTTGACCTTCCTACGCAAATTGGATATGATTCTGATTCTCCTCAAGCAGAAGGCGAAGTTGGAAAAGTCGGAGTTTCTATTACTTCAATTAAAGATATGATGACTGCTTTTGATGGAATTCCACTTGGTAAAGTAAGCTCTTCGATGACAATTAACTCTACAGCATCAACACTGCTTGCATACTATATTGCGGTTGGAGAATCACAAGGATTCAAAAGCCATGAACTACGTGGAACCACTCAAAATGATATTCTCAAAGAATACATTGCAAGAAATACGTACATCTATCCACCACAACCTTCAATGAGGTTGATTGGTGATATGATTGGATATTGTGCCGAAAAAGTTCCTTCATGGTATCCTGTATCTATCTCTGGTTACCATATGAGAGAGGCAGGCTGTACTGCAACACAGGAAGTTGCATTTACATTGGCAAATGCAATTGCATACATTCAAACATGTTTGGATAAAGGACTAAAGATTGATGACTTTGCACCGCGTTTGTCATTTTTCTTTTGTTGTACAATAGAGTTCTTTGAGGAAGTTGCAAAGTTTAGAGTTGCAAGAAAAGTTTATGCAAAAATTCTCAAAGAAATGTTCCATGCAAAAAACCCAAAATCATTACAACTAAAATTCCATACTCAAACAAGTGGTGAATCCCTAACTGCACAACAACCTGATAACAACATAATTCGTGTGGCAATTCAAACAATGGCAGCAGTAGCTGGCGGTACCCAATCACTTCATACAAACTCTAGAGATGAAGCATTAGCTCTTCCAACTCAAGAATCTGCAAAAATAGCCTTGAGAACTCAGCAAATTGTTGCTCATGAGAGTGGAATCACAAAGACTGCAGATCCACTTGGTGGCTCTTATTATCTTGAAGAATTATCTGACCAAATTGAAGATGGTGTTTGGAAGTATCTTAAGAAAATCCAAAAGATGGGTGGTTCAGTAAAAGCAATTGAGAAGGGATTCTTCCAATCTGAAATTAGGGCAAATGCATATCGTTTAAAGAAAGAAGCTGATGACGGTGAAAGAATTCTTGTTGGTGTTAACAAATATGTTGAGGAAGAAAAACAACCTGAATTACTTCGAATTGGTGGAAAAGTTGAGATTCAGCAGAAAAAAGCACTAAAACAATTACGTGCGTCTAGGGACAAAAAGAAGTGGGAAAAAGCGTTATCTGCAATGCAAAGTGCAGCTGAAACCGATGATAATCTCATGCCTTACATAATTACTGCAGCAAAATCGTATGCCACCACTGGTGAGATCAGTAATGCGTTTCGTGAAGTATTTGGTGAATATCGTCCAAAGGAGGTATTTTAG
- the meaB gene encoding methylmalonyl Co-A mutase-associated GTPase MeaB, whose protein sequence is MLDLLVDLKKGKRGAIAKAITMVENDQKESKKLLKKIFKNTGTSIIIGITGPAGAGKSSLINKTVGALKKLGTKPAVLAVDPTSHVTGGAILGDRVRMTESTDSGTYIRSIASRGATGAVSRSLRNSIRVLEYAGFDPIIIESVGAGQTEVEISNIADITVVVFNPNTGDSIQTIKAGLTEIGDIYLVNKSDLSGTNQLFDAVRDFIGDSDRNPSILKTSVKKNTGITEFAKTLKNMMALKKKSKKEKDIERLEEELKDIVLNNIREKIDDMLDSDKTFSKYLKKLQSKDIDPFDAGDKITKSMLK, encoded by the coding sequence ATGTTGGATTTGCTTGTTGATTTAAAAAAAGGAAAACGTGGTGCTATTGCAAAAGCAATCACTATGGTCGAAAATGATCAAAAAGAATCAAAAAAACTCTTAAAGAAAATTTTTAAAAATACTGGGACATCAATAATTATCGGAATTACTGGACCTGCAGGAGCTGGAAAAAGTTCACTAATTAACAAGACTGTAGGCGCATTGAAAAAACTAGGTACAAAACCTGCAGTTTTGGCAGTTGACCCTACTAGTCATGTTACTGGTGGAGCAATTTTAGGTGATAGAGTTAGAATGACCGAATCTACTGATTCAGGAACTTATATTCGCAGCATTGCGTCTCGTGGTGCAACTGGTGCAGTGTCTCGCTCACTACGAAATAGTATTCGTGTTTTAGAGTATGCAGGGTTTGATCCAATTATTATTGAAAGTGTGGGAGCTGGACAAACTGAAGTTGAAATATCCAATATTGCAGATATCACTGTTGTAGTCTTTAATCCAAATACGGGAGACAGCATACAAACAATCAAAGCTGGTCTTACTGAAATTGGGGATATCTATCTAGTAAACAAGAGTGATTTGAGTGGAACAAATCAGTTGTTTGATGCGGTACGTGATTTTATTGGTGATTCTGACCGAAACCCTTCAATTTTAAAAACTTCTGTAAAAAAGAATACTGGAATCACTGAATTTGCAAAAACCCTCAAAAATATGATGGCATTAAAAAAGAAATCAAAGAAAGAAAAGGACATTGAACGATTAGAGGAAGAACTAAAAGATATTGTTTTAAATAACATACGTGAAAAGATTGATGACATGTTAGATTCTGATAAAACATTTTCAAAGTATTTGAAAAAATTACAATCAAAAGATATAGACCCATTTGATGCAGGAGATAAAATTACAAAATCAATGTTAAAGTGA
- a CDS encoding M1 family metallopeptidase, which yields MDVNPINYELTFEPDLKKFIFLGTEIITVSCKKPTNLISMDCAEIKIKSCTVKFGSKIITSTPKTDEKKERLSIKLGEKIKGEATIHLEFQGILNDRLLGFYRSQYKQGNTTKYLATTQFEAADARRAFPCWDEPEAKATFEISIIADNKFTAISNMPVQSKKKLKNKTLYQFEKTPVMSTYLIYLGVGEFEYLIGKTGKVQIRVVTTKGNKSKGKYSLELGKKLLLSYEKYFGIKYPLPKLDLIAIPDFAAGAMENWGAITFRETILLYDPKTSSTRTKQFIAEVISHEIAHQWFGNLVTMKWWNDLWLNESFATFMATKFVDKFYPEWNLWDQFIEDAMNTAMGLDALKTTHPIDVKVNSPAEIREIFDAISYDKGGCILRMLENYVGEANFRAGLKKYLSTFKYENAKGQDLWNAIGKASKMPVSTMVNSWLKQPGFPQIDISQKNNDLVIKQNRFLMEPTKKTQKGLWHVPLTYGLGKETKTKLITKKSITVKSPKGPGFVANIGRTGFYRVKYDDGILLDLKMLVDQKQIPPVDRWAIQNDLFAMCVAGKEDVENYLDFSDAYFDEDSYLPQTNVANNLNSLSSLTFFEDYAEQIHSYTINYFRKILSNLGWTPQKTDKHTDAFLRGFAIFVLGKLGDENILEQAQIKFKEFLKKPSSLHPDIREPIFSLVAWTGNAKTHSQLISLYKKAKTTEEKLRFLGAMCNFQNEKLLIKTLQFSQTSEVRSQNMQLPIMKIAANPYGKKILWPWLKKNWDKLSKKVGHGNPLFNRIVASIALVADDTMEKDIKSFFKSHPTPGTERTQAQTIEKIRIHSKFLRQIRKEFK from the coding sequence GTGGACGTTAATCCCATAAATTATGAGTTAACATTTGAGCCAGATCTTAAAAAATTCATTTTCTTGGGAACAGAAATCATTACTGTCTCGTGTAAAAAACCAACAAATCTTATTTCTATGGATTGTGCAGAAATCAAAATAAAATCCTGTACTGTGAAATTTGGTTCAAAAATCATAACATCCACTCCAAAAACTGATGAGAAGAAAGAACGTCTATCCATTAAACTAGGAGAAAAAATTAAGGGTGAAGCAACAATTCATCTTGAATTTCAAGGAATTCTAAATGACAGGTTATTGGGATTTTATCGCAGCCAATACAAACAAGGTAACACAACAAAATATCTTGCAACTACCCAGTTTGAGGCAGCTGATGCAAGACGTGCATTCCCGTGTTGGGATGAACCTGAAGCAAAGGCTACCTTTGAAATCTCAATCATTGCTGATAACAAGTTTACGGCGATATCAAACATGCCAGTTCAATCAAAGAAAAAACTTAAAAATAAAACACTATACCAATTTGAAAAAACACCTGTTATGTCAACTTATTTGATTTACCTTGGTGTGGGTGAATTTGAATACCTGATTGGAAAAACTGGAAAAGTTCAGATTAGAGTTGTAACTACAAAAGGAAACAAATCAAAGGGTAAATATTCTTTAGAACTTGGAAAAAAGTTACTTTTATCTTATGAAAAATACTTTGGAATAAAATACCCGTTACCAAAACTCGATTTGATTGCAATTCCTGATTTTGCGGCAGGAGCAATGGAGAATTGGGGTGCAATAACATTTAGAGAAACAATCTTACTTTATGATCCTAAAACATCATCTACTAGAACAAAACAGTTCATTGCTGAAGTAATTTCCCATGAAATTGCTCATCAATGGTTTGGTAATCTTGTTACTATGAAATGGTGGAATGATTTGTGGCTAAATGAAAGCTTTGCAACATTTATGGCGACCAAATTTGTTGACAAGTTTTATCCTGAATGGAATCTTTGGGATCAATTCATTGAAGATGCGATGAACACTGCAATGGGTCTAGATGCATTAAAGACCACTCATCCAATTGATGTTAAAGTAAACTCTCCTGCTGAGATTCGAGAAATATTTGATGCGATATCATATGATAAGGGGGGTTGTATTTTGCGAATGCTTGAAAATTATGTTGGCGAAGCCAATTTCAGGGCAGGTCTCAAAAAATATCTCTCTACATTCAAGTATGAAAATGCAAAAGGACAAGATTTGTGGAATGCAATTGGCAAAGCATCAAAAATGCCTGTCAGCACAATGGTAAATTCATGGCTAAAACAGCCCGGATTTCCTCAGATTGACATATCTCAAAAGAATAATGACTTAGTAATAAAACAAAATCGCTTTTTGATGGAACCTACAAAGAAAACTCAAAAAGGATTGTGGCATGTTCCGTTAACTTATGGTTTAGGAAAAGAAACAAAGACTAAACTCATAACAAAGAAATCCATTACTGTAAAATCACCTAAAGGACCTGGATTTGTTGCAAACATTGGACGTACTGGATTTTATCGTGTAAAATATGATGATGGTATCTTGCTTGATCTTAAGATGTTGGTAGACCAAAAACAAATCCCTCCTGTAGATAGATGGGCGATACAAAATGACTTGTTTGCAATGTGTGTTGCAGGAAAAGAAGATGTTGAAAACTATTTAGATTTCTCAGATGCATATTTTGATGAAGATTCGTATCTTCCGCAAACAAATGTTGCAAATAACCTCAACTCTTTATCATCATTGACTTTCTTTGAAGATTATGCAGAACAAATTCACAGTTACACAATTAACTACTTTAGAAAAATTTTATCAAATCTTGGTTGGACTCCACAAAAGACAGACAAACACACTGATGCATTTCTAAGAGGCTTTGCAATCTTTGTATTAGGTAAACTTGGTGATGAAAATATACTTGAACAAGCACAAATTAAATTCAAAGAATTTTTGAAAAAACCTTCCTCACTTCATCCTGATATTCGAGAACCAATATTTTCACTTGTAGCATGGACTGGAAATGCAAAGACTCATTCCCAACTAATTTCATTATACAAAAAAGCAAAAACAACTGAAGAAAAATTACGATTCTTAGGTGCAATGTGTAACTTCCAAAATGAAAAATTATTAATCAAAACCTTACAATTCTCTCAAACTTCTGAGGTTCGCTCTCAAAACATGCAATTACCTATCATGAAAATTGCAGCAAACCCTTATGGAAAAAAGATTTTGTGGCCTTGGCTAAAGAAGAATTGGGACAAGTTGAGCAAAAAAGTTGGACACGGAAATCCTTTGTTTAATCGCATTGTAGCTAGTATTGCACTAGTGGCAGATGACACTATGGAAAAAGACATTAAATCATTTTTCAAATCTCATCCTACTCCTGGAACTGAAAGAACTCAAGCCCAGACAATTGAAAAAATTAGAATTCACTCAAAATTCTTACGTCAGATTAGAAAAGAATTCAAATAA
- a CDS encoding cobalamin B12-binding domain-containing protein, with product MKQKAQTRNIKILVAKLGLDGHDRGALVLCRAFRDAGMEVIYSGLFATPERVAQIAEDEDVDAIAMSLLNGAHGTLFPRVVKALKKKKINDVLVVGGGVIPEIDHKDLIKAGVDHVFGPGTPLPTIINHINTGVAKLRKI from the coding sequence ATGAAGCAAAAGGCACAAACAAGAAACATCAAGATTCTAGTTGCAAAATTAGGCCTTGATGGACATGATAGAGGAGCACTTGTTTTGTGTAGAGCATTTAGAGATGCAGGAATGGAAGTAATCTATTCAGGACTATTTGCAACACCAGAGCGAGTAGCACAGATTGCAGAAGACGAAGATGTTGATGCAATTGCAATGAGTTTGCTAAATGGTGCACATGGAACACTATTTCCAAGAGTGGTCAAAGCCCTCAAAAAGAAAAAGATTAACGATGTGTTAGTTGTGGGAGGAGGAGTAATTCCAGAAATTGATCATAAAGATTTGATTAAAGCAGGAGTTGACCATGTATTTGGACCAGGAACACCACTACCTACAATAATTAACCACATCAATACTGGGGTAGCAAAATTAAGAAAAATATAA
- the ilvC gene encoding ketol-acid reductoisomerase, producing MAQTWKDTDISLDPIKDQTIAVIGYGIQGDAQANNMKDSGLNVIIGLKEGGNSWKKAEADGHKVMSVANATKQADIIHILIPDMIQGQVYKDEIGPNLSEGKALSFSHAAAIYWKWIEAPNNVDLIMIAPKGPGSKVRETFLDNFGTPAIVAVEQDFTGKAWDRTLGIAKAIGSARAGLIKTAFKEEVETDWFGEQADLCGGAASMVTNAFETLVEAGYQPEIAYFEVLHELKLIVDMIQRYGINGMWRRVSETARYGGLTRGPMVMDSANKENMKKVLTMIQDGTFNNEWISEYQKNGKDAFDKYMKQYDEHQIEKVGKEMRKMMWPDSTE from the coding sequence ATGGCACAAACATGGAAAGATACCGATATCAGTCTTGATCCAATAAAAGATCAAACTATAGCTGTAATTGGTTATGGAATACAAGGTGATGCACAAGCAAACAACATGAAAGACTCTGGTCTTAATGTTATAATCGGTCTTAAAGAAGGCGGTAATAGCTGGAAAAAAGCCGAAGCTGATGGTCATAAAGTAATGTCTGTTGCAAATGCAACAAAACAAGCAGACATTATTCACATATTGATTCCAGATATGATTCAAGGTCAAGTATACAAAGATGAAATCGGACCAAATCTTTCTGAAGGAAAAGCATTGTCATTTTCTCATGCAGCTGCAATCTATTGGAAATGGATTGAAGCCCCAAACAATGTTGATTTAATCATGATTGCACCAAAAGGACCTGGCTCCAAAGTAAGAGAAACATTTCTTGATAATTTTGGAACGCCTGCTATTGTTGCAGTTGAGCAAGACTTTACAGGAAAAGCTTGGGATAGAACATTGGGAATTGCAAAAGCAATTGGAAGCGCAAGAGCTGGATTAATCAAAACTGCTTTCAAAGAAGAGGTAGAAACTGATTGGTTTGGTGAACAAGCAGACCTATGTGGTGGTGCAGCTTCTATGGTGACAAATGCATTTGAAACTCTAGTTGAAGCCGGATATCAACCGGAAATTGCGTACTTTGAAGTCCTACATGAACTCAAACTCATTGTAGACATGATTCAAAGATATGGCATCAATGGAATGTGGAGACGTGTAAGTGAGACTGCACGATATGGTGGTTTGACACGTGGACCAATGGTAATGGATTCTGCAAACAAAGAAAACATGAAAAAAGTTCTAACCATGATTCAAGATGGAACTTTCAACAACGAGTGGATTTCTGAATATCAGAAAAATGGAAAAGATGCATTTGACAAATACATGAAACAATATGACGAACACCAAATTGAAAAAGTTGGTAAAGAAATGCGTAAAATGATGTGGCCTGATTCCACAGAATAA
- a CDS encoding nicotinamide-nucleotide adenylyltransferase: protein MRGLVMGRFQPFHLGHLELVKQILNQCDEVVIAITSAQFNYLEKDPFTAGERIEMIHNSIKEASLDLKKCFVVSIENQFNIATWGSYLKSALPHFDKVYSGNDYVSMLLADSGITVVKPEFLDRTQYNATKIRSMIICDENWKDSVPNAVYEFLTKIDAKNRLSVISKSDTNPTKH, encoded by the coding sequence ATGCGTGGATTAGTGATGGGAAGGTTTCAGCCTTTTCATTTAGGACATTTGGAATTAGTTAAACAAATTCTTAATCAATGTGATGAAGTAGTTATTGCAATAACTAGTGCACAATTCAATTATTTGGAAAAAGATCCCTTTACTGCTGGTGAAAGAATTGAGATGATTCATAATTCCATAAAGGAGGCAAGTCTTGATTTGAAAAAATGTTTTGTTGTCTCTATTGAAAATCAATTCAACATTGCAACATGGGGGTCGTATTTGAAATCTGCATTACCTCATTTTGATAAAGTGTATAGTGGTAATGATTATGTATCTATGCTTTTGGCAGATTCGGGAATCACAGTTGTAAAACCTGAATTTTTAGATAGAACTCAATACAATGCAACTAAAATTCGCTCCATGATCATCTGTGATGAAAACTGGAAAGATTCAGTTCCAAATGCCGTATACGAATTCTTAACAAAGATTGATGCTAAAAATAGACTATCCGTAATTTCTAAATCTGATACAAATCCTACAAAACACTAA